One region of Mesomycoplasma ovipneumoniae genomic DNA includes:
- the leuS gene encoding leucine--tRNA ligase produces the protein MYDHKLIEKKWQNYWQKNNVFQTSESSDKKIYILDMFPYPSAAGLHLGHPIGYTASDIIARFKRLNGFDVLHPMGWDAFGLPAEQYAIQTGNHPADFTKKNIENFKEQINSFGFSYDWSKEINTSDPKFYEQTQWIFKLLYKVGLAEIRQTQVNWCPKLGTVLANEEISRDKDGNLVSERGSFPVEIKKMDQWVLKITQYAQKLLDGLENINFPDSLKLLQKKWIGKSDGVILKFYFENSQDFIEIFTTKIETIYGVSFLAISPLHDFATNLAKKDVEISDYIEKNSFSSPKLQSQISGIFTNLYMIHPLNSQKIPLYIANYVLNDYGTSAIMGVPAHNLNDLEFAKIFAIDYLEVINDKKILINSAEFNNFDVQSASKLIFEKLEKLDLAKKSISYKIKDWVFSRQRYWGEPFPVYFDQDGKIYLEEKIVVLPHLEKIVPSGDGQSPLALQKDWVFFEKNGKIYRRETNTMPQWAGSSWYYLAFILKQNDGSYLKLDSKEAYKKLQKWLPVDIYIGGQEHAVGHLLYSRFWHKVLFEAGIVPNFEPFDRVIHQGMLLGPDGQKMSKSKGNIINPYTVLDKYGADSVRIFLMFMGPINENRAWDEKGANSIYAWIQRVIRIILKDYKIDPEVEKDSDFSYFYNNFVFEITNLVQDFKFNVAISKLMVYINFLSKLETIPSKKYLVDFLVILSIFAPHISEELLEKLEQKPVHFHAWPQFDKAKIVKNTYNLPISINGKTRAILELNDDQSQDEIIEIAKKHYKIQHFLENQLILKTIFVPKKILNFIVKK, from the coding sequence ATGTATGACCATAAATTAATAGAAAAAAAATGACAAAACTATTGGCAAAAAAATAACGTTTTTCAAACGAGTGAATCTTCGGACAAAAAAATCTATATTTTAGATATGTTCCCTTATCCTTCGGCAGCCGGATTGCATTTAGGGCATCCAATTGGATATACAGCATCAGATATAATTGCAAGATTTAAACGCCTTAATGGTTTTGATGTTCTTCACCCGATGGGTTGAGATGCTTTTGGTCTTCCGGCTGAACAATATGCAATTCAAACAGGCAACCACCCTGCAGATTTTACTAAAAAAAATATTGAAAACTTTAAAGAACAAATAAATTCCTTTGGTTTTTCATATGACTGAAGTAAAGAAATTAACACAAGTGATCCAAAATTTTATGAACAAACCCAGTGAATCTTTAAACTTTTGTATAAGGTCGGTCTAGCTGAAATTCGTCAGACACAAGTAAATTGATGTCCAAAATTAGGCACAGTTTTAGCAAATGAAGAAATAAGTCGTGACAAAGACGGAAATTTAGTAAGTGAGCGGGGTAGTTTTCCTGTTGAAATCAAAAAAATGGATCAGTGGGTGCTAAAAATCACTCAGTATGCCCAAAAATTGCTTGATGGTCTTGAAAATATAAATTTCCCTGACTCATTAAAGTTGCTCCAAAAAAAATGAATCGGCAAGTCTGACGGCGTTATTCTTAAGTTTTACTTTGAAAATAGTCAAGATTTTATTGAAATATTTACAACAAAAATTGAGACTATTTATGGTGTTAGTTTTTTAGCTATTTCGCCTTTGCATGATTTTGCAACAAATCTTGCAAAAAAAGATGTTGAGATTAGCGACTACATTGAAAAAAACAGTTTTTCTAGCCCCAAACTTCAAAGTCAAATTTCTGGTATATTTACTAATTTATACATGATTCACCCGTTAAATTCTCAAAAAATTCCACTTTATATTGCAAATTATGTGCTAAATGACTACGGAACTTCGGCAATTATGGGAGTTCCAGCTCATAATTTAAATGACTTAGAATTTGCTAAAATTTTTGCAATTGACTATTTAGAAGTAATAAATGACAAAAAAATCCTGATAAATTCAGCAGAATTTAACAATTTTGATGTCCAAAGTGCTTCAAAATTAATCTTTGAAAAATTAGAAAAATTAGATCTAGCAAAAAAAAGTATTTCTTATAAAATTAAGGACTGAGTTTTTTCAAGACAAAGATATTGAGGAGAGCCTTTTCCTGTTTATTTTGATCAAGATGGCAAAATTTATCTTGAAGAAAAAATTGTTGTACTCCCACATTTAGAAAAAATTGTTCCCTCAGGTGATGGCCAGTCCCCGCTTGCTTTACAAAAAGATTGAGTTTTTTTTGAGAAAAACGGCAAAATCTACCGCCGCGAGACTAACACAATGCCCCAATGAGCCGGAAGTTCGTGGTATTATCTTGCTTTTATTTTAAAACAAAATGATGGTTCATATTTAAAATTAGACTCAAAAGAAGCTTATAAAAAACTGCAAAAATGACTTCCAGTTGACATTTATATCGGCGGACAAGAACATGCAGTTGGCCATTTGCTTTATTCACGTTTTTGGCATAAAGTTTTATTTGAAGCTGGAATTGTTCCAAATTTTGAGCCTTTTGACAGAGTTATTCACCAAGGAATGTTACTTGGACCCGACGGACAAAAAATGTCTAAATCCAAAGGAAATATTATAAATCCTTATACAGTTTTAGACAAATATGGCGCTGATAGCGTTCGAATTTTTCTAATGTTTATGGGGCCAATTAATGAAAATCGAGCCTGGGATGAAAAAGGTGCAAATTCAATTTATGCTTGAATTCAAAGGGTTATTAGAATTATTTTAAAAGATTACAAAATTGATCCTGAAGTCGAAAAAGATTCTGATTTTAGCTACTTTTATAATAATTTTGTCTTTGAAATTACTAATTTAGTCCAGGATTTTAAATTTAATGTGGCTATTTCGAAATTAATGGTCTATATTAATTTTTTAAGTAAACTTGAAACAATACCGTCAAAAAAATATCTTGTTGATTTTTTAGTAATTCTATCGATTTTTGCCCCTCATATTTCAGAGGAATTATTAGAAAAATTAGAGCAAAAACCGGTTCATTTTCACGCCTGACCCCAATTTGACAAGGCTAAAATTGTAAAAAATACTTATAATTTGCCTATTTCAATAAACGGTAAAACTAGAGCAATTTTGGAATTAAATGACGACCAAAGCCAAGATGAAATTATCGAAATTGCCAAAAAACACTATAAAATACAGCATTTTTTAGAAAATCAGTTAATACTTAAGACAATTTTTGTACCTAAAAAAATTTTAAATTTCATTGTAAAAAAATAA